The Roseovarius sp. EL26 genome contains the following window.
ATCACAATCAGAATGAAGAGACAAATCCCGCTGAGCACGCGTTGCGTAAACAACGGATCATTCAACCATATCTGCAAGCCGCTTAGAGCTATGACAATGATAACGGGCCAGCGCAGCATATGCGGTTTGCCCGCTTGGATTGAGTTAAGGCTGGCAGCGGCAGTCGGCAGGTTTCGCCAAACCATGTAGCCCTGCGCCGTTACAACCGAAATCACAAAAATGGCGGCTTCATCTATCGGAAACTGATGCAATCCGACCCAGAGAATCAGCATAACCACCAATGGCAAAATATTCCCCGGATTTATCGGAGGAATAGAAGAAATGGCGTACCACAAACGATAGGACAGGCTACTGGTCATTGGCGTAGGTTAAAAAGCAATTGCGTCAAAAGACTGGCAATCCAGTAACTTTTCCCAGCACGCAAAAAACTGTGTAGTTTATTCAGTGCTATTTTCTTCAATTCCGTGATCTTTGAATAGTTTACCTTGTGTCATGAAGAACACAAAAATTGCCGCGGTCAGACCAAAAGTTTTGAAATAGACCCAGGTTTCTTCAGTCTGAGTGCGCCAAATCAGTTCATTGAGGATGGCCAGAGCAAAGAAAAATCCCATCATCCGGCGTGTCAAAATCATCCAACCCTCGTCGGTCAGAGGCATCAGCCCGTCCATCGCATATTGCAAATAGGATTTGCCACGCATCAGCCCCAATGCCAATGCACCGCCAAACAGCACATAGATGATCGTTGGTTTCATCTTGAAAAACTTCGGATCATTGAACCAGACACTAAGCCCGCCAAAGACCACAATCAGCACGGCTGTGATGATCTGCATTTTCGATAAATGCCCCGTCAACTTCCACAGCGCAGCCATCGACAGTAGGAAAATCGGGATAAAGCCCGCTGTCACAACGATAAAGCCCAGATACTCAGTGCCGCCAATGGTAAACACCTGATCCTTTAGCTTAAGGTAAGCCACGAAGAACAGAAGGAGCGGACCAAACTCTAATGCGGGCTTTAGCCATTTGGGGGAATTGGTGTCACTCATCTGTCTGTCCTTACTGTCAGTGGCCTTTAGCCGCCCATTTCCACTATCACCGCACCTGCGGCAATCAAAGTCATCAATGCAATACGGCGCGGCCCCACGGTTTCACGCAGCACCAACCAACCGATGATGGCCGCAAAAACGGTCGAGGTTTCGCGCAGCACAGCAGCTTCGCCAACCTTATCCAGCCGTGTCGCCAACATGATGGATCCGAATGACATATAGGCAACCAACCCGCCAATGAAACCCCTGAACATCAAAGGCGCAGGCGCCGGTGCGTCTGGCATGTGTTTCCAGCGGTAGTAGGCATAAAACGGGATCACCAACCCATCAAACATGAAAAACCACGCCAGAAAGGTGAATGGATCTGCCGTGGCGCGAATTCCGTAAGCGTCAAATGTGGTGTAAAGCGCCACAAACACACCAGTCAGAACCGCCAAACCAAGTGCTGCTATCAATGTCTCGCGCTGCGCCACGATGGTGCGCATATTGTATACGGCAAGACCGTAAATCCCACACAACAACACCCCGACACCAAGCCACTGAACAACCGTGAAAGATTCGCCAAACAGCAGATAAGCCCCGATCACCGTAAACAACGGCCCGGTGCCCCGCACGACCGGATAAACCACGGTATAGGCTCCACGGGTATACGCCATTGCCTGCAGGATCTTGTAAACCAGATGCAGCGCCCATGCCCCGAAAAAGATCGGCCACATATGCGGCTCAGGCCAGGGCACGATAAAAAACGCAAACGGCGCCGACATGATGCAGTAACTGAAATCAATCGCGCCGCGGGTCAGCCAAGGATCATGCCGCCCCTTTTGCAGCGCGCCAAAGACGGCATGCAAAAACGCTGCCCAAATAGCCAACCCCAGCGCCCAGTGATGACCGGCTTCCGTCCCTTCAAGCGAGATAAGCCAGTCACTCATTGGGAACTGCCAATGCTATGGCGTTTAATTCGCATCCAAGCCGGTCAGTGCAGCGGCAAACTCTTCTGGGTCAAACGGGGCAAGGTCATCGATCTGCTCACCAACACCAATGGCATGGATTGGCAAGCCAAATTTGTCTGCCAGCGCCACCAGAACCCCGCCTTTGGCGGTGCCGTCCAGCTTAGTCATGACAAGGCCAGACACATCTGCCAGTTTCTGGAAAGTTGAGACCTGACTAAGTGCGTTCTGCCCGGTGGTGGCGTCCAGCACCAACAGAGTATTGTGTGGTGCGCTTGGGTCTTTCTTGCGAATGACGCGGACAATTTTGGCCAGTTCTTCCATCAGATCCTGACGGTTCTGCAAGCGGCCTGCGGTGTCGATCATCAACAGATCGGCACCATCTTTCTGAGCCTGCTCCATCGCATCAAATGCAAGGCTCGCCGGATCCGATCCTTCGGGGGCCGTCAGAACCGGAACACCGG
Protein-coding sequences here:
- a CDS encoding inner membrane-spanning protein YciB, whose product is MSDTNSPKWLKPALEFGPLLLFFVAYLKLKDQVFTIGGTEYLGFIVVTAGFIPIFLLSMAALWKLTGHLSKMQIITAVLIVVFGGLSVWFNDPKFFKMKPTIIYVLFGGALALGLMRGKSYLQYAMDGLMPLTDEGWMILTRRMMGFFFALAILNELIWRTQTEETWVYFKTFGLTAAIFVFFMTQGKLFKDHGIEENSTE
- a CDS encoding EamA family transporter is translated as MSDWLISLEGTEAGHHWALGLAIWAAFLHAVFGALQKGRHDPWLTRGAIDFSYCIMSAPFAFFIVPWPEPHMWPIFFGAWALHLVYKILQAMAYTRGAYTVVYPVVRGTGPLFTVIGAYLLFGESFTVVQWLGVGVLLCGIYGLAVYNMRTIVAQRETLIAALGLAVLTGVFVALYTTFDAYGIRATADPFTFLAWFFMFDGLVIPFYAYYRWKHMPDAPAPAPLMFRGFIGGLVAYMSFGSIMLATRLDKVGEAAVLRETSTVFAAIIGWLVLRETVGPRRIALMTLIAAGAVIVEMGG